The Primulina huaijiensis isolate GDHJ02 chromosome 18, ASM1229523v2, whole genome shotgun sequence DNA window TTCAAAATTGGTTGAGTTcaagttaatttttatttacctACAAAATGTTAGCTCACTTATTTAAAGTGCACGCTTCTGCACCTCTAGGAGCCTCGAGACTAGGCAGAGGCGCACGCTTTAAGCGCACTTGTTTCAAGTGCAGCGCCTGGGTAATAACCCAGCACAATGGGTGCGCCCGGTTGGGCCTGTCGCCTAAGCGTAGCCAGGCGCACGCTTTTAATAACTATGCCATAGTCGGACCAGGTTGGAGGTCCTACATTGAAATCTCACCACATATTTCCATATGCAAGCTTCATATAAGAAGACCTTTTATATATGAAGGGTGTATAGGAGGCAATACACTTGAAAATAGCAAATTTACGGAATTTAAGAGACTAGATCATTAAACTGATCTTCACCATCAAAATGATAAAACTATTTCAAATTCAAAGGAAATGGCATCCATTGTTATTAAATCACGATTTTCTTTGTTTAGATGAATATAGAACTTTAAAAGACATCACAAGGGACCCAAATACCTTAATGTTCATAGTAATACCAAAAGAAATGCTAATTCTGAAGAAAGGCTAAAATTTCTAGCTCTAAAAAGTTTACAATCAATCATACGCTACTTACGATTCATGAATAGGTAGAAATATGTATgctttttcaaatatatttacacCTTTCCACCACCGTCTGAACTTTACAAATGAAGTTTCCTTGTCAGCCTGCATCAATATAAACATTAAATCTGAATGAAACAACTCATGGGAAAATATAGCATTTCATGAAGTTTAAAAGACACACCACCAAGTACTTCTATCACAAATAACCTTCTAATATCAATACATTATGCCAATAGTTTCGAATTTTCAGTAGCACGTGAGTCCTTGGGAATTAAAAAACAATATGCGAAGAACAATAGTTTCTCGCAGACAGCGTGCTACATAGTTTTTTAACAAAACTTAATAATATTCTCTGAACTGATTCTTAAAACTAAATGTTTTCACTTCCAGAATTCGATTATAATCAAGTGAATCTAAAAGATTTCCCTCTGCCCTATGTAATACGCACAGAAGAGGGAAGATCAAACATCCTCTTGTTTGATGTTATGCAAATAATGCCAGTTTTCCTCATGTTGTATACATCAAAACATTGATTGAAGTTCCTGTGGAAATTGCAAAAATCAAATACAACCAATCTCGAAAAGTCTTGGATGTAACAGTTTAAGAAGAGAAAGAAATCATTACCTTGGACAGGACATCCCGTTTCAACTTCTCATAGAAGtaagtattaaaaaaatgataatcaCATCTTTCTGAAGCTTTCGAAGATGTTGGCTTCTGCAGATACCTAACCCAAAGGAGAGCAGTGAGTAAATAATCACATAGTGCCAGCACGAAGGCGACCCTATGATGATATAAGGACGCAAAAGTTCCCGATCATCCTTCATCAAAAAATGAGACAGAAATTCACTAGCTCATGTGGGGAATCTTGATCTTGTGTCGACTTACCTGATGTAAAAGTTCATGATCGTTGATGACAAATAAGATTCGGGAGTCAAGCATTGCATGTCCGAGTAGCAAATTTCAATTGCTTCAGGATCATCCCTattttcaggaaaaaaataatttagaatacatatatataatttattgttcGAGTCAGGAAAtccaagtatctctgagatatgAAGCTGCAGCACATACAATACCTTGAAGGATAGTAAATCTTGGTATCTCCGatgctgaaataaataaaatacaggAATTAAATACATACTGATTATAAACACTCAAAGATGGCCTAGTTGATGCAGAAACAGACAGATACAAAATGAAGGTGCAAATTAAAAGGCTGGAGGATTACCTTTGATTCGCTTGGTCTGTTACGTCAGTCTCGAGTTCTTCCTCATCCACTAGGACGACAGTTTTTTGCTGTAAAATTAATGTCCAAATGTTGCATATTAAATTGTAGACAGGTTCAAAAAATGCACCAACTTTATAAACAACAATATATGTATACATTCTAGCAGTGAACAAACAGAGGGTAGAACCTCAGAATTCTTCGAAATGCTAAATACATTTAATATAGTCTCAAGAATTCAAAGGATATATATAACTTTATAAGCCAGAGAATTGTGCAGATAAGGCCAATGGACTCGCTTCGTTAAGGTTAGTGGACTAATTGCAGAGCttaaaatgatgagaaaagaaCAAATTATGTAACTGCACATAGAAATATGCCACTAATGACTAAATAGATCAGATTTCAGAAAAACTAACAAAAGGATtggcaatatttattattttctttcccAAACGATATGGATGTGTAAACTTCTTCCATCATAAGTAGATTTTAGCAGTGCAGTACAAACTTTTAGTTATCTGGGAACCTTTACAAATTCCTACTTGATGCatatgatttcaaattcatcaataCAACAGAAGAATGATAATTTAATAATGCGTCTTATAGGCTCAAGATTTCCCAGAATCACGAAGGAAAATTGAGCACCATACAACAGCAATTGCAGCATGACATAAGAAGAAATTCTAATTCAAACTCGGATAGCTTACATTGTTGCGCTTGGACACATTTGAAGAGCGAAAACAAGGAGCAACTTCCCTAAGAATAATGAAGGACAAGGTTAAACACATCCACCATGCCATATAAATAAGTTGTTTAATAGGAAGAAAACATTACAAATGGTCATTTAACATGATCAGAAGACAGTAAAAATCTTTACGGCgaaatgaaagaaaacaaagataaaatcacaaaatacaCTTACTTTTTCGCAAAACTGCAGGGTATACTTCCGTCAGAATTATGAGGTGAAAGTCTAGAAGAGTGCCTTCCCAGTTGCTTACCATTTGATTCGGTTGGTTTATCAATATTTACCGAAAGATAGCCTGGAGATTTAAAAGgtttttttcttgaaggaaaatCCATTCTCTCAGCATTCCAGAACTGAGATTGTCCATTTGCAATGGCATTCTTGTTATCACAGTGTTTTAAAGTGGCTATTTCTTCTTTAAAGGACTCGGTTTCCCCAATGCTAATCTGTCTTGTCAAAAACAGATAAAGCGCCATGAATTTTAAGCAAAATCATTCAGGAGAATTATGCAAATAACATAACGAAAAACTGATACTTTATCATTCATTTTCCCGAAAAAACGTTTTGCAAATGAGGATTTTGAAGCCGGTGTTGATGAGGAAGTTCCAGGCGACGTGCTATCCTTGGCATCTACAAAATTCATTTACttttcaaaaacatcatcaagAACAGATCAGTATAACAAATGTGTAGCTCGAAAGAAACTTGTAATAGTGCCCCCCAGTGATAACCGTTTTTATAAGTTTTAAACTTCCATTATGGAAGTCCTTCATACTGTCTGGATTGGAATTACTTTTGAGCAACACAAAAGACCCAAATTGATAGAAAGTTTCGAGACTTTACTTGTATATTAAATCATTTTGATAAAAAATACAAATCTGAGAAATTATAAAGCAGACAACCTTACCAATACAAGTCAATTCATCACATGATGGAATATCCTTCTTGCACTTTTCATCATCCTGTAGGAAAATGTCATCCCAATCTAAGACAAATGCCCTCCCAAAAAGTAAACCAAGATAGTAAATAGAAAGAATAGCCAGAAGCCTTTGagaattcaaagttttatataaCAAATCATAACTGACCTACCTACTATAAAGTCTGGCTAAAGCCAAGTTGCTTCTATTAAAGCATGGCAAAAACATTTAGAAAACTATCATTGGCAACCCAAGTTGTGTGAAAATTGTGACAAATATTACCTCTTAATCcataaaatcacatacaacCAACTATTTACTCGTTAAAAAACACTCAAAATCAAGATGTCCCtaacatacataaacataaaccgtAAAATTAAGTTCAAAACTCCATTAACTTTATGGTTCTTTGTTTGTAATGTTCACAAAAGCATATTTGACTTAGCCAAAAATCACACCAACGCATCACTCATCAGCAGCTAATTTGCTCGAGTGAAAGCACTCATACACCACAATTGCAAACAATGAGGCATCCTTTATAGTAAATTTagggaaataaaataaatccaaAGGCAAAAAACATCacagataaaaaataataataataataataatccaaCCTTCTGAAGCTTTCTCCGCTTGAACTCCGCTTCGTGAATCATCAATCGAGATCGCAACTTTTCGCCACCGTCGGGCAATCTTTTGGCCTGACCTGAAGCGAATGCCATCATCCTCATAATTGAATCACTCAGTTCCTTATTAGACATGTGCCTCACTTCAAAGTCCCTAGATGAATTCTCCTCCTCGTCGTATATCTCCAAGGACCACGGCTTCGGTGTCTCCGCTGCGGGGATCACCTTCAGAGGCGGAGGCTCGTCATCGATGCCGTTTTCGGGGGGCATTAGCTTGTTCCAATCGAGCACTAGTGGAGCTTTCCGCTTCCTCCCTCCGCCCACTTCCCCCATGCTTACTGTGGCGCCGGAGAAAAGGTAGTCACCGGTCAATTTTGGGTCGTCAGAGTAATTCAATTTTGGAAATGCTTTTGCGCAATGCTAATGATGGCTACTCCCTATTCTTTACACttaatttcaaaacaaaacatttattttaaaaaataatcaaattaattatttttctaaattataaatataaaattcactgatttttaacaaaattaatttggtttttttttaaaaaaaaattgaaactacAACCTCTCCATCCCGACACACGTTTTTTTAcctattattatgataaaaacttgtgtgagacggtctcacggatcgtattttgtgagacgagtctcttatttgggtcatctaggaaaaaatattattttttatgctaagattattactttttattgtgaatatcggtagggttgacccgtctcacagataaaaattcgtgaaaccgtctcacaagagacctactctattatGATTATCTTTGAAATTTACTATTAGAAGTATCTAATATGttcaaattaatttcaaaaaatattaaattggtAATAAATTGACGATGGAATAGTGCCATTAAATGCAATTGAAATGAAAGTAAAATTAGGAGTAGGTTTGGCACACAAGAtactattaaattttaattttcaaaatcttttattataaatataaatcctTAAGATTTTCACACTATCCTAACAACTGGGGGCAATCGGATTGGGTTACCGACCTGAATTTGAACTCAAACTTGAATGTAATCAGGTGTATTTTTCGGATAAATCGAGTAATTCATCGGGTTCGGGTAGAAAATGTCTATCCAAACTATTTGATCGGGTACCTGAGAActcgaattttttttcctaagaaAAAATTATAGACTTGGTATTGAATGCCACAAAAATATAGTCTATCTaccatttttttattgtaagtGACTTTGCACGCCCATTAATCTTGGATAACAAAAATGCATGTTGATCACGACCTAGACTCTTGGTAAAGATGTCTGCCAGTTGAGCAGAATTAGGAACATGAGCAGTTATAATGATcacatttttaataatttctcGAATAAAATGGTAATCAATCTCGATATATTTCGTACGTTCATGATAGAGAGGATTGGCAGCAATGTGCAACGCTGCTTTGTAATCACAATATAAGATCGGTGTAGTAAGTAACGTGATGCCCATGTCTTGGAGGAGACCAATAATCCAAGTAATTTCACATGTAGTTGCAGCCATGGCTCGATACTCTGTTGCAGCAGATGATCGCAATACCACGCTCTGTTTCTTGGATTTCCAAGAGATTAAAGAGTTCCAAAACTTAATACAAAAACCAGTGAGGGATCGACATGTCATGGGGCAAGCCGCCCAATCAGAATCACAGTAAGCTTTGAGGACAAAAGAGCTATCAGTTTAGAGAAGAATACCCAGACCGAGAGCATATTTAAAGTAATGCAAAATGCGCAAAGCAGCATCCAAATGAGATTTCTTTGGAGCGTGCATAAATTGGCTTAGTTTTTGAACCGCGTAACAAATGCCAGGTTTTGTAATCGTGAGATAAATCAGCCGCCCAATGAAGCGTCTGCAAGTATCAGGAGTTGACAGTAGAGGGTCCTCAATGGTGTGGGAAGAACTTTGTTGTGCAACCTAATCTAAATCATCACTAGTGAGTTTAAGATGTTGGGCCATAGGGGTACCAAAAGGTTTAGCTTCAGTCATCCCTGAATCCGATAACAATTCTAAGACAAATTTATGTTGACTGAGATAGATGCCAGACTTGGAACGCGCAACTTCAATGCCAAGGAAGTATCTTAATGTCCCAAGGTCCTTAAGGTGAATATGAGAGTGTAAAAATTTCTTCGAGGCAAGAATGGAAGCTTCATTACTTCTTGTTACAATAATGTCATCCACGTATACTAATATTAAAGTTATGTGAGCAGCGTCTTTCTTAACAAACAAGGAATGATCATGGAGAGATTGAATAAAACCATCTTACTTTATAACAAAGGCGAACTTGGCATTTCATTGTCTTGAAGCCTGTTTAAGGCCATACAAGGACCTAAACAATCTGCATACTTTTAGCTCCCCCTAGATAAAATATCCTTATGGAAGTTTCATGTATACCTCCTCATCTAAGTCACCTTGAAGGAAAGCATTCatgacatccatttgataaaGAGGTCATCTCATAACAGCTGCCACACTCAACAGGAACCGAATGGTAACTGTAACGCCCAAATTCGACGATTGTCATCACTGTATCAAGACGGGTCTTTCCAGCATGCTTATGTcttcactcacacgcaccctgtgAAACTTTTCAcggggtcacccatcccaaaatttccctaagtcaagcacgcttaactttggagttcttatgtgatgagctaccgaaaagaagatgcgctttcttgatatgagtagtacatatcaaatcttttaagccatttt harbors:
- the LOC140964501 gene encoding ubiquitin-like-specific protease 1D isoform X2, whose product is MRWCDFWLSQICFCEHYKQRTIKDDEKCKKDIPSCDELTCIDAKDSTSPGTSSSTPASKSSFAKRFFGKMNDKISIGETESFKEEIATLKHCDNKNAIANGQSQFWNAERMDFPSRKKPFKSPGYLSVNIDKPTESNGKQLGRHSSRLSPHNSDGSIPCSFAKKEVAPCFRSSNVSKRNNQKTVVLVDEEELETDVTDQANQSIGDTKIYYPSRDDPEAIEICYSDMQCLTPESYLSSTIMNFYIRYLQKPTSSKASERCDYHFFNTYFYEKLKRDVLSKADKETSFVKFRRWWKGVNIFEKAYIFLPIHESLHWSLIIICIPDKEDESGPIILHLDSLGMHASSNIFEDVKSFLIGEWKFFSQERMPPEIPIADKIWKKLSRKIVEKVIEVPQQRNEYDCGVFVLFFMERFLDKAPDRLKKEDLTMFGRQWFIPQEASSLRNKILDLLKQEFKRAFEGAKCKSDP
- the LOC140964501 gene encoding ubiquitin-like-specific protease 1C isoform X1, whose protein sequence is MGEVGGGRKRKAPLVLDWNKLMPPENGIDDEPPPLKVIPAAETPKPWSLEIYDEEENSSRDFEVRHMSNKELSDSIMRMMAFASGQAKRLPDGGEKLRSRLMIHEAEFKRRKLQKDDEKCKKDIPSCDELTCIDAKDSTSPGTSSSTPASKSSFAKRFFGKMNDKISIGETESFKEEIATLKHCDNKNAIANGQSQFWNAERMDFPSRKKPFKSPGYLSVNIDKPTESNGKQLGRHSSRLSPHNSDGSIPCSFAKKEVAPCFRSSNVSKRNNQKTVVLVDEEELETDVTDQANQSIGDTKIYYPSRDDPEAIEICYSDMQCLTPESYLSSTIMNFYIRYLQKPTSSKASERCDYHFFNTYFYEKLKRDVLSKADKETSFVKFRRWWKGVNIFEKAYIFLPIHESLHWSLIIICIPDKEDESGPIILHLDSLGMHASSNIFEDVKSFLIGEWKFFSQERMPPEIPIADKIWKKLSRKIVEKVIEVPQQRNEYDCGVFVLFFMERFLDKAPDRLKKEDLTMFGRQWFIPQEASSLRNKILDLLKQEFKRAFEGAKCKSDP